The Megalobrama amblycephala isolate DHTTF-2021 linkage group LG8, ASM1881202v1, whole genome shotgun sequence region TCAATGTGAAAACTGAGCTTCATTGGCTTCCTCTACAAATTTGCAGCATTAATGGTCAGCATATGAAAGATGATGTCTGATGGTTTCCAAGTAGTCAATATAACTTGAGAGGGACTATAAAACGTCTTGGAAGTCTGACTTGGAATTTCCAACTAGGAGTTTCCTGGTTGTAAATTGGACATGAACGCCCTATCAAGTCATATTTACTACTGGGAAACACAGAGATACCAAAAATAGACTGAATTTGACCGAAATTCCAGAATTGTCAGCAAGCTATCTAGATAGTGTggtgaatgtttatatggtttTCAGTGAATGGGATGCTACATTTTATTCAGTGCTATTTTACGTACAGGGCTATTTTCactgtgtataaaacatacaatatgctTCAATTGATTGTTCATATTTGTAAACATGTACTACTTTAACAACAAGAAAAGACAATGTAGCTGTTGTGGGCAAAGTAATAAAGAACACCGGTCACAGCGGCAATCCTTCTCCCTCCTCCATGTTTGAAGATTATGACATGCCCATCTCGGAAACTTGGGCATTAAAATTATCCCAGAGTTTCCAAGTAGCAAATATGACTTGAGATGGTGTTCATGTCCAATTTCTGACTAGGAAACTCTGACTAGGAAGTTCCGACTAGAAGTTTCTTAGTCTGAAATTCCTAGTCTGAATTTCCTGGTCCCAGAATGTGTATTATCGTAAATTGGCTcaataattattttgtgatGATTTAAAGGTGGTGAATAAGTTCATCAGATCATCAtcattcattaaagaaaaataagtataaagaaaatttctttatattaaaaaaagagaaaaaaaaaaacagaatcacATGCATAATCAGTGAATTTGGCTCTGCAAACATTAAGACAATAagaaattgtataaaatatccAGCAGAACAATTTTTTGGAATAATTTCTTTATAAAGGACTGGTTTTTGATTAGTGACACCAAAAAGAACAGAGCAACATCATGCTAGTCTAATAATTTAAAACCAACAATCATATTTACATTATTCATATCCTGTACATGTGTTTTGCTGGGGGAATTAGATTGATCTGAAATGTCTTTAACAAACCCATTATTCACCCAACAGTTGTTGTATCTGGTAACACATTCTGGGCAACAATAACCTCCATTTGTATTCACAGTACTGAGAGTTTGTCAcattattaatgaaataaatagaAGCTACAGTCGCAATTGCTGCTGCATGTCAGTTGCATAATTGCTGTGAGTGAGCAGAATCCTGCGTCCCTGAATACTGCTGTAGTGTTTCAGAAAGAGATGATGAACGAGAGACGCTTTACAGCGGCAGGAGAATGTGGCGTTATACAGATTTTACAGCCCTGAAAGATGTGATTGCGTGCAAACACTGTCATTAAAGGGGCCTATGATCATTTATCTTGTTTCCCCGAAGGTCCACttataatgcaagtcaatgttttttctgttacacttttgtcGTCTATGTAAATGCCTCTTCACGTGAAATGAGTAAAATGAATGTGTCTGCTGTGGGTTCAGTCTAGTTTTTATCTGCTCCATCCTTCAATAACAGTCTCTTTGTGAAGATGCATCAGATCAATAGATCCATAAATCAATCTGCACAGAAATGTGTTGCTCAGACTGTTCAGATCAGACTGAAATGATCAGGGATCTTGTTGAAAAACATGAACTGCTTGTTTCTAATGTTGAAGGCTCTGCAGCACGACAGCACAAGCTTTCACACACTTTACCACATTTTACTCTCCTCATAATTTCTGCTGGTGATCAGGTTATTTGACATCATGACTGGGTGGCCCAAGTTTCCAAACACTGAATAGGCATTATTAACATGTTCATACATTGATGTTCACATCAGAAAGAAAGAGCAAAACGAGTTTTGCAGCATTGGGTTAAGATGAACTCTCCAGCTCTCCATtcctcacaaaaataaaaatatgaatataaacaCAATGTGACTGTGCAGTTTCACTGCCAATGATGTGTCACTAACATGGAAAATTGTGTTTAacgcaaatgtaaaatatagtTGCACGAGTGGTAAAAATGTCTGGCTAGTTAATTTTTCTGAATTCATCCACCATTGGCAGATGTTAATATTGGACCCTGGCTTCTGTGATTCAGTAATGCGAGCATCGATTCCTCATGATACGACCCCTTCAAAAAGAGTTTTGTGAAGGCTGCAATGACAGTGAAGCAGAGATGTGAAAGGCAGAAACACTACCGTGTGTTACAGCTACTCGTCTCGCCTCCGTAGCAGCTGCTCAGATAAAAGCACAATAAATCAAAATGAGGTATTCCTGTTTAGGGAGGTTTATGGTTATTTCAGCACTAATTCACAAAAAATCCATGTGTGTGATTCACGGCTGAATGGCAGACATTCAGAAATGTCTCGTATTGGCATGACTGTAATGATCTGCAGAAACGAACAGCAAGCGCAGTCCAGAGTTTTGCCCTTTTTATACTAAAATCACATGAGTTGCTGTTcttataaaaaagtaaaagtctttactttaTGCATAAAAGACATTTTGGTGCAAACAtagatgtttgtgtgttttatctCCTTGGGTCTTGAGTTCCTTCTTGAATCTCTCCACTTGTTTTGTATGTCACAAGTCAACTGTAGTCCGCTTTCTCTCCCACACGTCTTTCATAGGCTGCGTTATGATTGGCTGAGAGAACAGCATCATAGGCTGGATTCTTTAGGGGGGAAGTCCAGGTTGGTAACCATGGTGACAACAGAGAGGATGTCATCGGGGGCGATGAGGTTGGTGTTGCGTTGCATTGAGATAATGCGTTCCTCCACGCATCCTGCAGACAGACGCGCCTCGGCCTCATGATCCCAACACTCCTCTATGGTCTCACAGAGCATCGCCAGACCCTACAGAACAATAAACGTATGAGACAGCACAGAAAATGCTTCCATTTTGGAATATTTTCACATGTAAATGAAGCAGCTTTAATGAAGCAGCACTGGAGCTACATGAACAAAACCTGATAAGATCGAAAGCAAGAAAATCTGACCAACTGAATAAAAGTCACATGACCAAATCACTCATTAACTTATATATTAATTAGTCATCTTgatatagagaatgtgaaatatttcttatatattttgtataactTTGCTTTGTATTTCTCAAAATCCagtagttccctttcagtcggtcatgTTCGACATATGTCAGCAGTgaaccgacgaattgggatatcgctagagagccctatcaccttagagtgtaactaaacgagccaatgaaCATTGGCATGCGAGCTTTCTCAagagctctcaactgctgtttttacAGCAAACAGTTTTGTTCCAGTTGGTTTGAGATTTGGGCTGGTTCCTCTGTGTGTGTTGACTGTAGGTGATCAGTGTGTACCTCAGTCACACCGCAGCTGATcccctaaaaaaataaagagcTATTTTCCCCCTTCTAAAAGAGATTCACAGACGGACACTGcgtctttttcatttttcatgtcattccgtctgtgcgttactggatgcggtcgttcacTGGTCCCTGCTGACGGACACAATCACTGTGTCAAATGCCTGGGTGTTCAGCATGCAgaggcagcttttgtggatAGCTCATGTTCTCATTGTGGGAATATGTCGATCTCAGTGTTGAGGTCTAGACTCTCGTTCTTTGGTTCTCAGGGGGCGGGGGTCTCCTCCCCTGTGCCCCGCTCTGCTGTTTTTAATGGTTCACACCAGAAAGGCAGTGGCGTGGCATGTAGGCAGGGTGACCTGCGGATTACTGTTAGGGCTTCCCTGCTCAGAACTTCTCCGTGGGCCCCTAACCCTCAACCACACTGCAGCCAGAGGTGCTGCCGGAGAATCGTGCTGGTCCCTCTGCTGAGCAGCCAGTCATTTCCTTCGGTGCACCTGTGGACGATCAGATGTCGATAGTggcatcggaaggtgagccagAGTCCTCTGGAGATGAAGACTCGGCTGCGTTGCCTCCCTCTGGGACCACAGCATTGCCAGAGTCCCAGTGTTATGCAAGTCTTACTGAATGGGTCTTGaggaacagcagtagactctctcagTGTTAGCTTGCTCCCTTTTCCGCCCTGACGTGCGCCGGGTTGCTGTAGCTTACGCTGGGTGCTGGAAGGGGTCAGTAACTGTGGCGTTTTTTtagggatcccaattcgtcggttcACTTCTGATGTACGTCGAACgtggagacgtacgtcccgtcacCATAGTTCCTGTGCCTTCGCTGAAGTGCTGTCAGCATgcttgtctcctcagcgaaaaacataGTTTGAGTGCTCTCGCTTCCGCATTTATACCCGCGCtgcgggggcggtgcgcatgaTGCAAAGCTCACACGCCATTGttcattggctcgtttagttacactcgaaggtgatagggctctctagcgatatcccattTCCTCGGTTCACTGTatgtctccattccctccttcagggaacgagggttacatacgtaaccaagATGCTTTTTATAACTACTAACCACTTTTTCCTAACAACATGTGTCAGTGTTTTATTGATAACTGAAACTAgtgaattttttgtttgttttttctttatttttcattatttgaaataaagctgaaataaaataaaatacaaatattatatgaaactaattttattaaaataaaaattaaaaaaaattcagcaacatttctaatttttaagttaaagtattaaaatgaccaaaactgaaataaaataaattatacctaaataaaaatatctaaaaaacaaaagctaataaaaatgatagaagcaattactaaaactaaaattaatttgaaaaactgaaaatataaatataaaagctaattcaaaatattaatattaaataatataatagtatataaataatgcaaaaataacactaacatgttttatatttattccttttactgacaaatacaaaacctttttcatatttttatagtCACGTGGTCTTAATCGGTTTCTGTGGTCAGATAGtaaatatatgtattattttttattacttgaCACAAATCATTTATTGGAAAATGGTGGAAAATAAACTGAAGATTTGTCAAAACTTATTATACCATGatgaaatgttattaaaaaatgtaatgtactttatgtcagtgtgtgtgtgagtgtatgctCTACCGTATGTTTTAGCCAGTGTTCTCTGAATATCGGTCGTAGTTTCTTATGCACAACGACATCCTGCATGTCCTCCAGCGACGGATGAAGACCTGCCTCCTCCTCAAACGGCAGAGAGAACTCATCCACGGGACCTGAGAGACACACAAGGGTCACTAccggtttacacacacacacacacacttctcatAACAGTCTCTGAATGAATGAGTGTTTGTTACCGTCGGCTGCTGTACATCGCACAGCCAGTTCCCACAGCACCAGACCCACCGCGTACATGTCGATTCTGAGAAACGCGTCACGCTGGAAACTGATTGCCCCTTCCAACACTTCTGGAGCCATGTAGCGTCGCGTTCCCACCtttaccaaaacaaacaaacaacaactgcTGATGAAACTTTCACCAACACTATTATCAACAATCAGTTAACACTTTAAATCTGTCACAAATAAGGACTAGTCACAGAGTCAGTGAAGGTCTGCAATGcattgctgtgaaaaaaacctacttacataaaatgttcatcctttttctctgtttttgagCACATGCAAATACCATTCTCACCTGTCCGTGTGTGTCACCTGTAGATTTCCCTGCCTCAAACTTCAGCGCCAGGCCAAAATCGGCAATACAGGCAGTTAAATCGCTCTTCAGTAACACATTCTTACTTTTGATATctctgagagaaagagagagagagagagagagagagagagagattaaatAGCAATGAGTAACCTGGACAACAAAATGACACATACTGCCATCTAACTGGGCGCTGCCAGGGAGtactgtaaatataaaaaagattaacattaatatatacaaattttagattaaaataaacaagtcaataaataagtaaacatAAATAGTTCCTCTAACAGTACATTACTATGAgtagaaaaaagtaataatttaactttaagggttagttaaaccctcatgtcattccacacccgtaagaccttcattcatcttcagaacacaaattaagatatttttgataaaatccaagaggtatatgactcgtccatagacagcaatataatcaacactttcaaggtccagaaaggaactaaagacatcgttaaaacagtcatgtgactgcagttgttcaaccttaatgttatgaagagacgagaatactttttgtgtacaaaaacaaaacaaaaataacgactttattcaacaaattcttctcttctgtgtcattctcatacgttgtttatgttcagaatgccggctcagtatttgCCAAAGATgatcatgtgagcagcacgatgcatgcgtgtgatgctgacgcaggagcggCTGTGgtgaccagggcgggcgagagccgtcaGGGAACGGCGTGAtgccggtggcgcgagagttaacgagcttcacctgggaggcgcaccggccttgagtctctcacggaggagctccgggagcataaaaggaggagcgacgagagtgaaggacgagagaggaccaggcctagactttattttatgttttattttatgttttattatgtttgtgtggcattactttcgttttgttctttgtttattttggaattaaagttatgttgaatGTGTAACAGTGTTACCTGTTATCAGGCTATTTTTGATCGTATTCACCACTAGGGTGTGCTAGAGTGTTAAAGCCCCAGGTATTTAATCAGTTGGGAGTGTAGAAGAAGTCAGGTTGTTTGGAAGAGGGAAGCATGGGCTTACCCTAGCACCTCCAGCAAAACTCATTGGAGTCCTGATTGAGAAACTTTGTTTCCAGTTCAATCATGTAAGTTTTGTTTATCTTTGTGTCATACATCTGTTTTCACTTgatgtatataatttatgtgAGGGTTTCTTTAGCTAATGGtagatttcttttctttttgtagATGGACTCTTTAAATGttcctttatatttttgtgtctTTAATCTGTATGAGTAGTTGCAAGGACACTACTTATATGGACATCAAGTGTTTCTCCCCATTGGATGGTTCACTACATTACTTTGTGGATTATCAAATGTCCTGAGTACAAGGATTTGACTGTGGGCTTCCATGTTGGCTGGATGATTTGAAGAGCACTTGAGGAGGGTTCACTTTTTGTGggaaagtttttattttattatttattttttatttttttggttcattttcaATGGGACATGGATATAATCCTGAACCTTGACTATTCAACGTGTTTGGGGATGGTTCTAGATTTACCCAAAGAATCATTCATCTACAATTGTGAACTGATCAGATAAGCTTTGTTTTCCATCGTCATTGCCATACTTTTCCTGTTATTTCACATTACTTTATAGACAATCTACAAGTATTTTCTATTGATTTACTGTACtggttttatttcagttcattCTTATTTTCATGTACGTGCATtgctttatttgtttatttttttcacattcaaTTTATATAAAGGTGTAGAAATACAAGCCTTGTCTTTGGTGTTTGTGACAATACACTGGGAAATagattaatacatatttttagcAGCGTTACGTTAATAGTTGGTAGGCCCCTCCTGTATTTCAGATACGTATAACTGCTGACAGTCGTTAtaaatgttcgccggttcccgcctccttcttcccgtatctaCGAACTACGTTACACCGGCCAATAATAAGTCGGTGTTCTGACGatgaacctggaagtgctggacgtaaacaacatatgagaatgacacagaagagaagatattgttgattaaagtcattatttttgttttgttattctCGTATTATTCTCCATTATttagtattctcgtctcttcataacattaaggttgaactactgcagtcatgtcgactttttaaacaatatctttagtacctttctggtccttgaaagtgttggttaaattgctgtctatggacgaatcatacacacctcggatttcatcaaaaatatcttaatttgtgttcggaagaacgacctgagggtgagtaattaatgacagaaatgttatttttgcacgaactaaccctttaaaagaaactaaatattttctaaacaaaattttatacacatttatatCATACAGATGCCTGTTGACGTAGGTCCTCACACGAGAATAACCTGATCTGAATCAGAGGAGTGTACCTGTGTGCAATGGCAGGCTTGTGTCCGTCCTTCAGGTTGGGAATGTCCTCATGTAAATATGCCAAGCCGCGCACAAACGTCTGTGCTATCAGACACAGCTCGTTCCAGGAAACAACATTAGCCTTCAGGAAGTCCGTCAACGAGCCCTGAGTACAAACACGCATACTCATGATATTATCAACACCTCAATCAGTCTCTGTGAATTGTGCAACATagtgaggtcatgtgacagtaatgTAGCATGCTACTGTTTAAAGACACCTTGAAATCAAGAttgatttttcttattttttattgtatttcagtgtttattgtaaatgatttatccgtgcagataattattattttttttaattcatgtgctttgtaatctttaatcaaaaatattaagttcCTCTTTCCCTTGCAACGACAACTCGTTGCAGAAATGAGCaaaatcaattccccatggacaagaTCAAGTCCTGCCTTACATTTTTTCTCCTTCTAAAAGACATTTCACCCATATATACTTCACAAAAGTGAAGAAAAGACTGCAATTTCCATTTCCTAacaaatttaaaacagttatcgttgtatacatttgttaaatattaggGATTATACACTGTGCAGTAAGCACTGTACACAAATGATCTGAGCATAGCTGATGACAAACGCTCTTGTTcacaggtgtgtgtttgtgtgcatgtttatGCACCTTTTCATGGTACGCTGTGATGAGCCAGAGCTCTATATCCACTCCGCTTCCTCTTTTTTCTGCTCCAATGAAGTGAAGGATGTTTTCATGCTTCATTCCACTCATACTATAAATCTCATATTCATTCTGCCATGACTGCTTATTCTGAGAGAGATCACAAACAAACACTTACAAAATTACCCACATTCAAAGTCATTGTAAAATAgtcaataaacacacaaactcagTGCTTGACGTGGGCTGGTGCAGCACTTCTATATTTTAATCTGTAGCGTAGCCTCACTTTTTCTTGCGTACCGGCACTTCTCACAACACCAGCACTTCAAAGTTAACACCGACTTCACGAGTTCgtgtgcccatataatcttagcGTAAATGGTAAacagatttggcttgctgtTTGCTATAGAGGGGCTCGGAAAGAATATCCTACTCGAGCTCCGATTGCCCCCCATAACAGgcaaaaataagtacaaaagGAGGAGAAGGGGAAGAGGAGGGATGCCAAAAGAAACTAACAACAGGAAGGGGTAAGATGCTGGTTTTATACCTTGGTAttaattggaagattagatgggcgtaCTCCTTCCGAAATTATGTTTATTAACTTCACAATAATTATTTactgtgattattattattaattccatgatttttttaatttttttttattgaaaactgGTGTGTTTAATACAAAACTGTTGTTGCTGTTTAATATAAACGCAACTTGAATTGTTCCCAAAAGTTTTCGCAGTGTAAAGGTGACTGTAGATTGGtgcaaaagtaaaaatattattgtgtgatttagtataaaaataatacaatgacATCATTGCTATCAGTGATATCGTGAAAGCTGAAAATTccattttcaaaatattacaaaaacaaacacttgaaAACAGACTGAAACGATAAAGGTTTAAAATGAGTCTGCAGTACAATGAAGTGTATTTTCAGgctgaattaatttttttgggtTGGAGGTTTATTCATAAAGACATCTGGCATTCATAATGAACCTCTTTAGTTTTAACATACATACAGCATGGCATCAAACATGCCTAAACCATGGTAAAATTGCTTAATATTGCTTTTGGCTTACTGCTTAATTATAAACTTTAAAACCTTGAAAATATCTTCTATACTAAAGCTGAAGAGGCAACATGGGCAAACAGTAATGACATGAAATCTCTCAGATACCTGGACAGGGAAGATTTTCACCGCCACGGGTTCGTTGAGCAGCTGAGCCTTCCAGACGCAGCCGAATCGTCCACGAGCCTTCACCTCCAGCAGCTGCAGTGGCTTCTGACCCAGCAACGGCGATGGAGGCATCAGTCCGGGATCCtgaagacaacaaacacaaacacacagatcaCTGCTGAGACTATCCTGCGtcgacacacaaacacacacggtTTTCTGACA contains the following coding sequences:
- the LOC125274472 gene encoding activin receptor type-2A-like isoform X2, translating into MRTGTKLALAIFLVSCSSGAILGRSETQECAFYNASWEKEGTNQSGIESCYGEKDKRRHCFSTWKNRSGTIEMVKQGCWLDDVNCYDSECVERKENPDVFFCCCEGNMCNNKFHYSPEMLPTTSNPVTPKPDLFPTLLYSLIPVMAVAVILFISFWMYRHLKLTYPPLLVPSQRAFHIMIEDPGLMPPSPLLGQKPLQLLEVKARGRFGCVWKAQLLNEPVAVKIFPVQNKQSWQNEYEIYSMSGMKHENILHFIGAEKRGSGVDIELWLITAYHEKGSLTDFLKANVVSWNELCLIAQTFVRGLAYLHEDIPNLKDGHKPAIAHRDIKSKNVLLKSDLTACIADFGLALKFEAGKSTGDTHGQVGTRRYMAPEVLEGAISFQRDAFLRIDMYAVGLVLWELAVRCTAADGPVDEFSLPFEEEAGLHPSLEDMQDVVVHKKLRPIFREHWLKHTGLAMLCETIEECWDHEAEARLSAGCVEERIISMQRNTNLIAPDDILSVVTMVTNLDFPPKESSL
- the LOC125274472 gene encoding activin receptor type-2A-like isoform X1, whose product is MRTGTKLALAIFLVSCSSGAILGRSETQECAFYNASWEKEGTNQSGIESCYGEKDKRRHCFSTWKNRSGTIEMVKQGCWLDDVNCYDSSECVERKENPDVFFCCCEGNMCNNKFHYSPEMLPTTSNPVTPKPDLFPTLLYSLIPVMAVAVILFISFWMYRHLKLTYPPLLVPSQRAFHIMIEDPGLMPPSPLLGQKPLQLLEVKARGRFGCVWKAQLLNEPVAVKIFPVQNKQSWQNEYEIYSMSGMKHENILHFIGAEKRGSGVDIELWLITAYHEKGSLTDFLKANVVSWNELCLIAQTFVRGLAYLHEDIPNLKDGHKPAIAHRDIKSKNVLLKSDLTACIADFGLALKFEAGKSTGDTHGQVGTRRYMAPEVLEGAISFQRDAFLRIDMYAVGLVLWELAVRCTAADGPVDEFSLPFEEEAGLHPSLEDMQDVVVHKKLRPIFREHWLKHTGLAMLCETIEECWDHEAEARLSAGCVEERIISMQRNTNLIAPDDILSVVTMVTNLDFPPKESSL
- the LOC125274472 gene encoding activin receptor type-2A-like isoform X3, which encodes MRTGTKLALAIFLVSCSSGAILGRSETQECAFYNASWEKEGTNQSGIESCYGEKDKRRHCFSTWKNRSGTIEMVKQGCWLDDVNCYDSSECVERKENPDVFFCCCEGNMCNNKFHYSPEMLPTTSNPVTPKPDLFPTLLYSLIPVMAVAVILFISFWMYRHLKLTYPPLLVPSQDPGLMPPSPLLGQKPLQLLEVKARGRFGCVWKAQLLNEPVAVKIFPVQNKQSWQNEYEIYSMSGMKHENILHFIGAEKRGSGVDIELWLITAYHEKGSLTDFLKANVVSWNELCLIAQTFVRGLAYLHEDIPNLKDGHKPAIAHRDIKSKNVLLKSDLTACIADFGLALKFEAGKSTGDTHGQVGTRRYMAPEVLEGAISFQRDAFLRIDMYAVGLVLWELAVRCTAADGPVDEFSLPFEEEAGLHPSLEDMQDVVVHKKLRPIFREHWLKHTGLAMLCETIEECWDHEAEARLSAGCVEERIISMQRNTNLIAPDDILSVVTMVTNLDFPPKESSL